A single region of the Halorussus gelatinilyticus genome encodes:
- a CDS encoding DUF2243 domain-containing protein yields the protein MARTDGERTVLFGAGVFGFGLGALLDVLVFHLILQWHHLLSDFFTPSTLAGLRTNVYWDGLFSLAMVGVMAAGMGTVWRALNGTSESYSAVRAFGSLLVGAGLFNVFDGTVDHYVLGIHDAVHGTQAFNPHWVGASLLLLGTGILVVTR from the coding sequence ATGGCTCGAACTGACGGCGAGCGGACCGTTCTGTTCGGTGCGGGGGTCTTCGGTTTCGGACTCGGCGCGCTCCTCGACGTGCTGGTCTTCCACCTGATCCTCCAGTGGCACCACCTGCTCTCGGACTTCTTCACGCCCTCGACGCTCGCCGGCCTGCGGACGAACGTCTACTGGGACGGCCTGTTCTCGCTCGCGATGGTCGGCGTGATGGCGGCGGGGATGGGGACGGTCTGGCGGGCGCTGAACGGGACTTCGGAATCATACTCGGCCGTCCGGGCGTTCGGAAGCCTTCTCGTCGGTGCCGGACTGTTCAACGTCTTCGACGGCACGGTGGACCACTACGTGCTGGGGATTCACGACGCGGTTCACGGCACGCAGGCGTTCAATCCCCACTGGGTCGGCGCGAGTCTGTTGCTTCTCGGGACGGGAATTCTCGTCGTGACGCGGTGA